The stretch of DNA TTCGGTCATGTCGGGCCAGACTCCGGTGGCGATATCCCGGTCGATGGCCCGTACCACTTCCACCGTGACCCCTTGGCGGCGCATGATCTCCATCGAGATGTCGGCCAGACCCTGGGTGTGCGACTGCTCCGGCGAGCGCTTCAGCGTGCAGTTGATGAACAGCGCTCGCAGATCGCTGAAGTCCCAGGTGCTCTGACCGCACAGCTCCTCCTGCTTCGGTGCCAGGCGCACCGTCGAGGGCCGCTGCGCCGCACCACCGCTGTCGCTCATTGGGTATGCATTCCTTTCGTGGGTGCCTGCGCGCAGGCCACGGCCCGGGCCAGGTTACGACGTCCTTCGCCACCATTTCTGATGGTCAGTCAGGCAACGATCAGACCAGCTCCCCGTCGATGTGAAGGTGCAGCATCGCCGGACCGGCGGCGGCGAACAGGGCTTCCATGCCGGTCTCGAGTCCGGCTGCATCACCGGCGAAGAGGCCGACGGCGCCGCAGCTTCGGGCGAAGTCGGCGAAGTCGGGGTTGACCAGCGAGGTCTGCCAGACCGACAGGCCCGCCGCGAGCTGCTCCTTGCTGATCTTGCCCAGAGCGCCGTTGTCGAGCAGCACGTGCTTGACCGGGATCGCGTACTTGACGGCGGTGGTCACCTCGGCGAGGTACTGCCCGAATCCACCGTCGCCGGTCACCGCCACCACCGGACGGGACGGATCTGCGGCCCAGGCACCGAGCGCCGCGGGATAACCGAATCCGATGGAGCCGAGGTAGCCCGACATCAGCACCGGCTGACCGCTGCTCTCGAAGTACCTGCCGAACGCGTAGGCGTGGTTGCCGACGTCCACCGTGATCACTGCATCATGCGGACAGTGCCGGGCGAGTGCAGCGAACACGGCGGCAGCGGACAGCCCGCAACCGCGACCATCAGCTGCCCGGCGCGCCTTCTCGGCGCGCCAGAGCGTCCATCGGGCTGCGACGTCGGGCCGCTGATCGGTTGCCAGGACCGCCGTCGATCCGAGCCGGTCGAGGATCTGACCCAGCGTCACCACGGCGTCGCCCAGCAGCCCCAGTTCGACGCCACTGAATCGACCGATCGCCGCCGGTGCGTCGTCCACCTGGATGATGGGCTTGTACGGCGCGATCCCGGTGTGGTTCGCGAACGAGGCACCCACGACCAGCAGAAGGTCCGCCTCGTTCATCAGCCACGAGGCCACCGGCGTGCCGGACCGGCCGAGCACCCCGGCAGCGAGCGGATGGGAATCGGGCAGCAGTCCTTTCGCCCGGAACGTGGTGAGCACTGGGGCGTTCAACCGCTCCGCGAGGGACCGAACCTCGGCGGCCGCCTGCCGGGCCCCGTCCCCGACCACCAGCACCGGTCGCCGGGCCGCCCGCAGTCGCGCCACCGCTGCGGCCACCAGCTCGGGCGGCGGGGCGGTCGCCCGGTCCGCGGCACGCCCGGTCGGCGGCGCCGCGGGTGCATCCGAGGGCAGGCCTTGGACCTCGTCGGGCAGGACGAGATGGGTCACGCCACGTCCGTCGATCGCGCGCTTGACGGCCGTTGCCGCGAGTTCGCCGTGCTCCGACCCGGCGTGCACTGTCACCGTGGACAACGCGACGTCGCGGAACACCGCCGACAGATCGACGTCCTGGAACGCACCCCGCCCGAGAACGCTGGACGGGACCTGGCCGGAGATCGCCACTACCGGCGATCCGTCGAGGCGAGCGTCGTACAGGCCGGTCAACAGGTTGGTCGAGCCCGGCCCCGCGATGGCCAGGCACACGGCCGGACGCCCCGTCAGCTTTCCGTACGCACTCGCGGCGAAAGACGCTGCGCCCTCGTGCCTGATGCCGACATAGCGCAGCTCGCCACGTTCCTCGGAACGTCGTAGCGCCTCGGCGAAACCCAGGTTGGAATGCCCGACCATGCCGAACACCGTGTCCACGCCCCATTCGACGAGCGTCTCCACCAGCACGTCGGACACCGTCCGCGCCCGCGGCAGCCGATCGGGCAGGCAAACCCACGCGCCGTCATCCCGCTCCTCGACACCGAACGACACCGGCGCGTCGCTGAACCCGGGCGGGGGTTTGCCCGTGGTCGGGTCGTAGTCATAGCCGTGCCAGGGACAACGCAACCAGCCGTTCTCGACAGAACCCTCGCCGAGCGGCCCTCCCTGGTGCGGGCAGCGATTGTCCAGCGCACCGAGGCGGCCGCCGCAACGCGATACGGCCAGACTGTGGCCGTCGACCACAGCGACCTGGACCCGGCCCTCGTCCGGTAGCTCCTGAAGTCTGTGCCAGCGTTCGCTCACCGATCCTCCGGATGCGTCGGGCACGGCGGCCATTCGCGCTGGCAGTCTGGCGCACCCGACATGCGCCGGCACAGACACGGCGCACTGATCCTCCTCGATCCGTAAGACCTCGCGCTTTGCTCGTAACTGGCGAACCGGCAGCCACCTCAGCGCCACCGGGCGGCTTCTATGCTGGGCGACGGCACGCGCCGGCAGCG from Sporichthyaceae bacterium encodes:
- a CDS encoding thiamine pyrophosphate-binding protein → MSERWHRLQELPDEGRVQVAVVDGHSLAVSRCGGRLGALDNRCPHQGGPLGEGSVENGWLRCPWHGYDYDPTTGKPPPGFSDAPVSFGVEERDDGAWVCLPDRLPRARTVSDVLVETLVEWGVDTVFGMVGHSNLGFAEALRRSEERGELRYVGIRHEGAASFAASAYGKLTGRPAVCLAIAGPGSTNLLTGLYDARLDGSPVVAISGQVPSSVLGRGAFQDVDLSAVFRDVALSTVTVHAGSEHGELAATAVKRAIDGRGVTHLVLPDEVQGLPSDAPAAPPTGRAADRATAPPPELVAAAVARLRAARRPVLVVGDGARQAAAEVRSLAERLNAPVLTTFRAKGLLPDSHPLAAGVLGRSGTPVASWLMNEADLLLVVGASFANHTGIAPYKPIIQVDDAPAAIGRFSGVELGLLGDAVVTLGQILDRLGSTAVLATDQRPDVAARWTLWRAEKARRAADGRGCGLSAAAVFAALARHCPHDAVITVDVGNHAYAFGRYFESSGQPVLMSGYLGSIGFGYPAALGAWAADPSRPVVAVTGDGGFGQYLAEVTTAVKYAIPVKHVLLDNGALGKISKEQLAAGLSVWQTSLVNPDFADFARSCGAVGLFAGDAAGLETGMEALFAAAGPAMLHLHIDGELV